One genomic region from Nymphaea colorata isolate Beijing-Zhang1983 chromosome 12, ASM883128v2, whole genome shotgun sequence encodes:
- the LOC116266255 gene encoding cleavage and polyadenylation specificity factor subunit 3-I — translation MASTGAAPSLKRKDSFSAASREGDQLIITPLGAGNEVGRSCVYMSYKNKTILFDCGIHPAYSGMAALPYFDEIDPSTIDVLLVTHFHLDHAASLPYFLEKTTFKGKVFMTHATKAIYRLLLSDYVKVSKVSVEDMLYDEGDIVRSMDKIEVIDFHQTVEVNGIRFWCYTAGHVLGAAMFMVDIAGLRVLYTGDYSREEDRHLRAAETPQFSPDICIIESTYGVQLHQPRTVREKRFTDVVHSTVASGGRVLIPAFALGRAQELLLILDEYWSAHPELHNIPIYYASPLAKRCMAVYQTYINAMNERIRSQFEGSNPFDFKHISPLKSIENFEDVGPSVVMASPSGLQSGLSRQLFDIWCQDKKNACIIPGYVVEGTLAKTIINEPKDVTLMNGLTVPLNMQVHYISFSAHADFAQTSAFLKELMPPNIILVHGEANEMGRLKQKLITQFSNQNVKIMSPKNCQTVEMYFNSEKTAKAIGRLAEKTPEVGEIVSGLLVKKGFTYQIMAPEDLPVFSQLSTGNITQRISIPYSGAFSVIKHRLLQIYESVEPPDDAEDQVPTLIVHKRVTVKQEASTYVTLLWSSDPMSDMVSDSVVAVIMNINRDPSKAIASEARMKEETERTAEKVVSALLVSLFGNVKAGEEGKMVVTVDGNVAHVDSKSGDVECENEGLKERVRTALRRIQSAIKPIPL, via the exons ATGGCGTCAACGGGTGCAGCTCCATCGCTGAAGCGAAAGGACTCTTTTTCCGCGGCCTCCAGGGAAGGCGACCAACTCATCATCACGCCGCTCGGTGCCGGAAACGAAGTGGGTCGTTCTTGCGTCTACATGTCCTACAAGAACAAGACCATCCTT TTTGATTGTGGGATTCATCCGGCATACTCGGGAATGGCGGCGCTCCCTTACTTCGATGAGATCGATCCCTCGACCATCGACGTACTCCTCGTTACCCA CTTTCACCTGGATCATGCTGCTTCTCTTCCCTATTTTCTAGAGAAG ACTACTTTCAAAGGAAAGGTTTTTATGACCCATGCAACAAAAGCCATTTACAGGCTTCTGTTATCAGACTATGTGAAAGTAAGCAAGGTTTCTGTTGAAGACATGTTATATGATGAGGGTGATATTGTTCGCTCCATGGACAAAATAGAG GTGATAGACTTTCACCAGACAGTAGAGGTGAATGGCATCCGGTTTTGGTGCTACACAGCTGGCCACGTTCTTGGTGCTGCCATGTTTATGGTTGACATTGCTGGACTCCGTGTGCTTTATACTGGTGACTACTCCAGGGAGGAAGATCGCCATCTCCGTGCTGCAGAAACCCCACAATTCTCTCCTGATATATGCATCATTGAATCCACATATGGTGTTCAGCTGCACCAACCTCGAACTGTTCGTGAGAAGCGTTTCACAGATGTTGTTCATAGCACTGTTGCTTCTGGTGGTCGTGTCCTCATCCCGGCTTTTGCTCTTGGTCGTGCACAAGAGCTTCTTCTCATCCTTGATGAATACTGGTCTGCGCACCCCGAGCTGCACAACATCCCAATATATTATGCTTCACCTTTGGCCAAGCGTTGCATGGCTGTTTACCAGACATACATAAATGCTATGAATGAGAGGATCCGCTCACAGTTTGAAGGTTCCAACCCTTTTGACTTTAAGCATATATCACCACTAAAAAGCATTGAAAACTTTGAAGATGTGGGACCATCTGTAGTGATGGCCAGTCCAAGTGGATTACAGAGTGGCCTCTCAAGGCAACTATTCGATATATGGTGTCAAGACAagaagaatgcatgcataatacCTGGTTATGTGGTGGAGGGGACTCTGGCTAAAACTATAATTAATGAACCCAAGGATGTAACACTCATGAACGGCCTGACTGTACCGCTGAATAtgcag GTTCATTATATTTCTTTCTCAGCTCATGCTGATTTTGCTCAGACCAGTGCATTCTTGAAGGAATTGATGCCACCAAACATAATTCTTGTCCATGGAGAAGCCAATGAGATGGGAAGGCTGAAGCAGAAACTTATAACACAGTTCTCCAATCAAAACGTTAAAATTATGTCACCAAAAAATTGTCAGACAGTTGAGATGTACTTTAATTCTGAAAAGACGGCTAAAGCCATTGGTCGCTTGGCTGAAAAAACTCCTGAGGTGGGTGAAATTGTCAGTGGTTTGCTTGTCAAAAAAGGATTCACTTACCAGATAATGGCACCAGAAGATCTTCCTGTCTTCAGCCAACTTTCGACAGGAAACATCACCCAGAGGATCTCTATTCCTTATTCTGGTGCTTTCAGTGTCATAAAACATCGGCTACTTCAGATCTATGAGAGTGTGGAGCCGCCTGATGATGCAGAGGATCAGGTGCCAACCCTGATTGTGCATAAAAGGGTAACAGTGAAGCAGGAAGCATCAACATATGTTACTTTGTTGTGGTCGTCTGATCCAATGAGCGACATGGTTTCTGACTCGGTTGTTGCAGTGATCATGAATATTAACCGTGATCCATCGAAAGCAATAGCAAGTGAGGCCAGGATGAAGGAAGAAACTGAGAGAACAGCAGAGAAAGTGGTATCTGCATTGTTAGTTTCTCTCTTTGGCAATGTCAAGGCAGGGGAGGAAGGAAAGATGGTTGTCACGGTTGATGGTAATGTTGCACATGTAGACAGTAAGAGTGGTGACGTTGAATGTGAGAATGAAGGACTGAAAGAGAGGGTGCGAACCGCTCTTCGTCGAATTCAGAGTGCAATTAAGCCTATCCCTCTTTGA